The window CGGCAATTTCGGCGAGCACGCCAGGCAGCGTCATCCCCGCCTCCGAGGCTTCACGGTCACGACATATCCGTTGTGGACCGCGAGGCGGCAGGTTGCGGCGACGACGATGCGATCGGCCGGCAGGCCGGCCCGATCGGCGGCCGCGCAGGCCTCGCCCACCAGCCCGGCGATCTCAACCCGGACAGCCTCGATGTCGTGGCCGTGCACCCGCTCCAGGTAGCGCAGCACCGCGTGGTCCGTGACGATGATCATCGGGCGGCCTCCGAGCAGCGGTGGGGATGCGGCGCCCAGAGATCCATGCCGGCATGCCGTTCGACGCCGAACAGCTCGCAGCCGGGGATGCCGGGCAGCATTTTGGCCAGGCGAGCGTAGAACTCGTCGGGCTTGCGGCTGTGCTCGCGACGCGGCGCTTGGAAGGAATCGAGCGTCGAGCGCGACGACCAGCGCGGTCGGCCGCGGGTGGCGATCAGATAGGGCTCGAACGAGTTCCGGTGGATGTAGCCCATGCCCATGGCCGGGCGGCCGGACCGCGTGAGCTTCTGCCAGATGCCGAGCGTCTTCGGCTCGAAGCCCCAGGCGCGGGCGACCACATGGGCGGCCTCGGTCTGAATCGCGCGGAACCAGAGGAACAGGGCGCAATCCTCCGCGGCCAAGATCTCGACCGGAAGAGCGGCGATCGTCTCGATCGAGAGCGTCGGATAGTGCCGCTCGGGCGTCCGGCCATGACCAGTCTCCGCGCCCCAGACCTCGGTCGGCCAGGGCGGATCGGCGACGATCGCCCCATAGCCGAAGGGGCGGAGCGGACCCCAGGGCCACGCGGTCATTTCCGACTCCCAGCCAAGGCCTTGCGCAGCTTTGCGCCCAGGACGGGTGCGACGCGGTCGAGTTCGGCCTCGGTCAGGCTGTCGAGGGTGGCGACCAGGCGCGGATTGCCGCGGGCGACTGCGCTGCAATAGGAGCAGAGGTCGGCCTCGGGCGTGACCAGGGTCGACGCACCGGCGGCGAGAAGGCGCGCCCATTGCGCACGCAGTACGGCACGCTTCAGATCGACAGCCGACGCCTTGGGGCTCGGCCAGGCGAAGCCGGCCTCGCGGGCGATCCAGCTCTTCAGCGCCTCGATCACGCGGCGCGCCTCGGCCGGGTCGTTGAGCCAGTTTGGGCTCGACAGACCCGTCTGCCGCTCGACGAACGCGGCCAGCGCGGTATCGCGCCGGTCGTCCACCACGCCGAGATTGTGGGCCGTGATCCAGAGGGCGCGCAGCTTGCCCGCAAAGGGGCCGGACAGCGCGAGCGCGCCTTCGGCCGGCCGTTGACGGGGCTTCGAACGACCTTCGTCGGGCCGCCCGGCCGGCGGCGGCGCTTCACCGGCAAGCACCTGCAGGCGATCGATCACCCGGATGGCGGACTGGACGGTCAAGCCCTTCGCCGAACGCACACCAGCGACCTGGTCGAGCACGTCACGATAGCTGTCGTCATCCAGCCGGGCGGATTTCTTGAGGGCGTGAATCTTGCCGATCTGTCGTGCGGTCGCGGTCATGCTGCCTCCAGGGCGAGGAGCGTCCGGGTGAGGTCCCGGATCCGTCTGCGGATCCGCTCCTGGCGCGAGGAGCGGACACGGGGGCGGACCTGGGCGAGCAG is drawn from Prosthecodimorpha staleyi and contains these coding sequences:
- a CDS encoding MT-A70 family methyltransferase gives rise to the protein MTAWPWGPLRPFGYGAIVADPPWPTEVWGAETGHGRTPERHYPTLSIETIAALPVEILAAEDCALFLWFRAIQTEAAHVVARAWGFEPKTLGIWQKLTRSGRPAMGMGYIHRNSFEPYLIATRGRPRWSSRSTLDSFQAPRREHSRKPDEFYARLAKMLPGIPGCELFGVERHAGMDLWAPHPHRCSEAAR
- a CDS encoding regulatory protein GemA, producing the protein MTATARQIGKIHALKKSARLDDDSYRDVLDQVAGVRSAKGLTVQSAIRVIDRLQVLAGEAPPPAGRPDEGRSKPRQRPAEGALALSGPFAGKLRALWITAHNLGVVDDRRDTALAAFVERQTGLSSPNWLNDPAEARRVIEALKSWIAREAGFAWPSPKASAVDLKRAVLRAQWARLLAAGASTLVTPEADLCSYCSAVARGNPRLVATLDSLTEAELDRVAPVLGAKLRKALAGSRK